In Geminocystis sp. NIES-3708, a single window of DNA contains:
- a CDS encoding SulP family inorganic anion transporter, whose translation MKINDYDTSKHRKSLIEWIPGIATFQSYNYRWLLQDIKASLAVVAVIIPIAIAYADLAGLPPVNGLYASILPLIAYALFGSSRQLIVGADAATCSLVATVLAPMAGANGERYIYLSMVLAIFAGIACIIGGIAKLGFLTNFLSRPILMGYLNGIALGIIVGQLGKLFGFSLESKGFFRLLWEFFSKLGQTHSLTFLIGVGILILLQLLKPFGTKLPSTLIAVVLAIAISSFFGLEDKGVDVVGIVPAGIPSFKTPQIQQTDIIPLILGGVGIAFIGFNSTMVAAEAFAMKNRYQIDSNQELIALGVANISAGVSQGFAISGTASRTAANDAAEGKTQLVSIITAILTILVLLFLTEPLAYLPISVLAALLINAVLGLLDIKSLKKLYGISKPEWRLSILTSLGVMSIGVLQGVLVAIILAIVQLLKRASYPNDAILGQIEDKEGFHNIQTSNQAQTIAGLVIYRFEASLLFFNANFFKARILSIVNDNSQEINWFLLDAESISMIDTTAVSKLEEVWEELNKKNITFVVARCHTSLYTMLRKTDITKMIGEDNFFPTITSAVKAFQTK comes from the coding sequence ATGAAAATAAACGATTATGATACATCTAAACATAGAAAAAGTCTTATTGAATGGATACCCGGAATCGCAACATTTCAATCCTACAACTATCGTTGGCTACTACAGGATATTAAAGCTAGTTTAGCTGTTGTCGCCGTAATTATTCCTATTGCGATCGCCTATGCAGATTTAGCGGGATTACCTCCCGTAAACGGTTTATACGCCAGTATTTTACCTTTAATAGCTTACGCTTTATTTGGTTCATCTCGACAGTTAATTGTCGGTGCTGATGCGGCTACCTGCTCTTTAGTCGCAACCGTTTTAGCACCCATGGCTGGGGCAAATGGTGAAAGATATATTTATTTATCAATGGTTTTAGCGATATTTGCTGGAATCGCTTGTATTATAGGCGGTATTGCAAAGTTAGGATTTTTAACTAACTTTCTATCCCGCCCGATTTTAATGGGTTATTTGAATGGTATTGCCCTTGGTATTATAGTTGGACAATTAGGAAAACTATTTGGTTTTTCTCTAGAATCAAAAGGATTTTTTCGACTACTTTGGGAATTTTTCTCGAAATTGGGTCAAACTCACAGTTTAACTTTCCTCATCGGTGTTGGCATTCTCATTTTACTACAATTACTCAAACCTTTTGGCACTAAACTACCATCTACTTTAATTGCTGTGGTTTTAGCGATCGCCATCAGTAGCTTTTTCGGTTTAGAAGATAAAGGAGTTGATGTAGTAGGAATTGTTCCTGCTGGTATTCCTTCTTTCAAGACTCCTCAAATACAACAAACAGATATTATTCCTCTAATTTTAGGAGGAGTGGGTATTGCCTTTATTGGCTTTAATAGTACGATGGTAGCAGCCGAAGCCTTTGCCATGAAAAATCGTTATCAAATCGACTCCAATCAAGAGTTAATCGCCCTAGGGGTAGCGAATATTTCTGCCGGTGTCTCTCAAGGATTCGCTATCAGTGGTACTGCTTCTCGCACTGCAGCCAATGACGCAGCTGAAGGTAAAACCCAGTTGGTGAGCATTATCACTGCTATTTTAACAATTCTAGTACTATTATTTTTAACTGAACCTTTAGCTTATCTTCCTATCAGTGTTTTAGCCGCTTTATTAATTAATGCCGTTTTAGGATTATTAGATATTAAATCATTGAAAAAACTCTATGGTATTAGCAAACCTGAATGGCGTTTATCTATTTTAACTTCCCTAGGAGTAATGAGTATTGGCGTTTTACAAGGTGTTTTAGTCGCCATAATTCTTGCTATAGTTCAATTATTAAAAAGAGCCTCCTATCCTAACGATGCTATCTTAGGGCAAATAGAAGATAAAGAAGGCTTCCACAATATTCAAACCAGTAATCAAGCCCAAACCATTGCAGGATTAGTTATATATCGTTTTGAAGCGAGTTTATTATTTTTTAATGCTAACTTTTTTAAAGCAAGAATATTAAGTATCGTTAATGATAATTCTCAGGAAATTAACTGGTTTTTGCTAGATGCTGAGTCTATTTCCATGATTGACACTACCGCCGTTAGTAAATTAGAAGAAGTATGGGAAGAATTAAACAAAAAAAATATCACTTTTGTCGTTGCTAGATGTCATACATCCTTATATACAATGTTGCGAAAAACTGACATAACAAAAATGATTGGTGAAGATAATTTTTTCCCAACTATCACTTCTGCGGTTAAAGCATTTCAGACAAAATAA
- the cphA gene encoding cyanophycin synthetase, with the protein MKILKTQTLRGPNYWSIRRQKLIQMRLDLEDIAEKPSNLIPGFYEGLVKVLPSLIEHFCSRDHRGGFLERVQEGTYMGHIIEHIALELQELAGMPVGFGRTRETATSGVYNVVFEYVYEEAGRYAGRAAVRLCNSIITTGNYAAEELAQDLADLKDLRANSALGPSTETIIKEAEARQIPWMLLSARAMVQLGYGANQQRIQATLSNKTSILGVELACDKEGTKTTLAEAGVPVPKGTVIYYLDELADAIADVGGYPIVLKPLDGNHGRGITIDINSYQEAEDAYEMANAASKTRAVIVERYYKGNDHRILVINGKLIAVSERIPAHVIGNGYSTVEELIEQTNEHPDRGDGHDNVLTRISIDRTSLGVLKKQGFEMDTVLKEGEIAYLRATANLSTGGIAIDRTDEIHPENVWIAERVAKIIGLDIAGIDVVTADITKPLKEVDGVIVEVNAAPGFRMHVAPSRGLPRNVAAPVLDMLFPNQKSSRIPILAVTGTNGKTTTTRLLAHIYRQTGKVVGYTSTDGIYLGDYMVEKGDNTGPLSAGVILRDPTVEVAVLECARGGILRSGLAFDSCDVGVVLNVAEDHLGLGDINTIEQMAKVKGVIAESVNADGYAVLNADDPLVSQMAQNVKGKIAYFSMSANNPILIDHLRRNGMAAIYENGYLSIFEGEWTLRIEKAENIPITMKGMAPFMIANALAACLAAFVHGTDIELIRQGVRTFNPGANQTPGRMNLFDLQDFSVLIDYAHNPAGYLAVGEFVKNWKGDRLGVIGGPGDRRDEDLILLGKIACEIFDHIIVKEDDDNRGRDRGTVADLIVKGIISQNPEASYDVILNETEAIDKGLKKINKDGLVVIFPESVSRSIAMIEKYQSNF; encoded by the coding sequence ATGAAAATCCTTAAAACACAAACCTTACGTGGTCCAAACTATTGGAGTATAAGAAGACAAAAACTCATTCAAATGCGTCTTGATTTAGAAGATATAGCCGAAAAACCATCAAACCTCATACCTGGATTCTATGAAGGATTAGTGAAAGTATTACCATCCCTGATAGAACACTTTTGTTCTAGAGATCATCGTGGTGGATTTTTGGAACGAGTACAAGAAGGAACATATATGGGGCATATTATCGAACATATTGCCCTTGAGTTACAAGAATTAGCGGGAATGCCTGTCGGTTTTGGTCGTACCCGAGAAACTGCGACCTCTGGAGTCTATAACGTGGTTTTTGAGTACGTTTATGAAGAAGCGGGAAGATATGCTGGTAGAGCGGCAGTAAGACTGTGTAACTCGATAATCACCACAGGAAACTATGCAGCGGAAGAATTAGCTCAAGATTTAGCAGATTTAAAAGATTTACGGGCAAATTCGGCGTTAGGTCCTTCCACAGAGACGATTATCAAAGAAGCCGAAGCTCGACAAATTCCTTGGATGTTGCTTAGTGCTAGAGCGATGGTACAACTAGGCTATGGAGCGAATCAACAGCGTATTCAAGCAACTTTAAGTAATAAAACCAGTATTTTAGGAGTAGAATTAGCTTGTGATAAAGAAGGAACTAAAACTACGTTAGCAGAAGCAGGTGTTCCCGTACCAAAAGGAACAGTTATTTATTATTTAGATGAACTAGCTGATGCCATTGCCGATGTAGGAGGTTATCCCATTGTCCTCAAACCTTTAGACGGAAATCATGGTAGAGGCATTACCATTGACATTAATAGTTATCAAGAGGCAGAAGATGCATACGAAATGGCAAATGCGGCATCTAAAACTAGAGCTGTGATTGTAGAAAGGTATTATAAAGGTAATGATCATCGCATTTTAGTTATCAATGGTAAACTGATTGCCGTATCCGAAAGAATACCTGCTCATGTCATTGGCAATGGATATTCTACCGTTGAGGAGTTAATCGAACAAACTAACGAACATCCTGATCGAGGAGATGGACATGATAATGTCTTAACCAGAATTAGCATTGATCGTACTTCTTTAGGGGTGCTGAAAAAACAAGGTTTCGAGATGGATACCGTCTTAAAAGAAGGGGAAATCGCTTATTTAAGAGCAACAGCTAACTTGAGTACTGGTGGCATTGCTATTGATCGTACAGATGAAATACATCCAGAAAATGTTTGGATAGCTGAAAGAGTTGCCAAAATTATTGGTTTAGATATAGCGGGAATTGATGTGGTTACTGCTGATATTACCAAGCCGTTAAAAGAAGTAGATGGAGTTATCGTGGAGGTAAACGCAGCCCCCGGATTTCGGATGCACGTTGCCCCTAGTCGAGGTTTGCCCCGTAACGTAGCCGCTCCTGTGTTAGATATGCTCTTTCCTAATCAAAAATCCAGCCGTATTCCTATTCTTGCAGTAACAGGTACGAATGGTAAAACCACTACCACTCGATTATTAGCTCATATTTATCGTCAAACGGGAAAGGTTGTAGGCTATACCAGTACTGATGGTATTTATTTAGGGGATTATATGGTAGAAAAAGGAGATAACACAGGTCCTTTAAGTGCTGGGGTTATTTTAAGAGATCCTACCGTAGAAGTAGCAGTGTTAGAGTGTGCCAGAGGTGGAATATTAAGATCGGGTTTAGCCTTTGATAGTTGTGATGTCGGCGTAGTACTAAATGTAGCCGAAGATCATCTAGGTTTAGGAGATATTAACACTATCGAACAAATGGCGAAAGTAAAAGGAGTCATTGCTGAATCTGTTAATGCTGATGGTTATGCCGTTTTAAATGCCGATGATCCTTTAGTTTCACAAATGGCTCAAAATGTCAAGGGTAAAATTGCTTATTTTTCTATGAGTGCCAATAATCCGATTTTGATTGATCATTTACGCCGTAATGGTATGGCGGCTATTTATGAAAATGGCTATCTTTCTATTTTTGAAGGAGAATGGACTTTAAGGATTGAAAAAGCAGAAAATATACCCATCACCATGAAAGGTATGGCTCCATTTATGATTGCCAATGCTTTAGCCGCCTGTTTAGCCGCTTTTGTTCATGGTACAGATATTGAGTTGATTCGTCAGGGAGTACGTACATTTAACCCCGGTGCAAATCAAACCCCCGGCAGAATGAATCTTTTTGATCTTCAAGATTTTTCTGTACTGATTGATTACGCTCATAATCCTGCTGGTTATCTTGCTGTTGGAGAATTTGTCAAAAACTGGAAAGGCGATCGTTTAGGGGTAATTGGAGGACCTGGGGATAGACGAGACGAAGATTTGATCTTATTAGGTAAAATAGCCTGTGAAATTTTTGATCACATTATTGTCAAAGAAGATGATGATAATCGAGGTAGAGATAGAGGTACTGTAGCGGATTTAATTGTTAAAGGTATTATATCTCAAAATCCTGAAGCTAGTTATGATGTCATCCTCAACGAAACTGAAGCCATTGATAAGGGATTGAAAAAGATTAATAAAGACGGCTTAGTTGTGATTTTTCCTGAAAGCGTTAGTCGTTCTATCGCTATGATTGAAAAATATCAGTCTAATTTTTAG
- the trmD gene encoding tRNA (guanosine(37)-N1)-methyltransferase TrmD, which produces MQIDVITLFPDFFNSPLQCSLLGKALAKGIATVNLINPRDFTTDKHHQVDDIPYGGGVGMVLKPEPIFAAVESLPILPPREVILLTPQGETLNQNLLKNFASNYQQLVLICGHYEGIDERVQNLVTREVSLGDFVLTCGEIPALTLINGVVRLLPGTIGKPESLCADSFEDGLLDYPHYTRPPIFREWEVPPVLRSGNHQEIAQWRYQQQLEATKKKRPDLMIKYNNPDVEHEVKR; this is translated from the coding sequence GTGCAGATTGATGTTATTACACTCTTTCCTGATTTTTTCAACTCTCCCCTTCAATGCAGTTTATTAGGAAAAGCATTAGCTAAAGGTATTGCCACCGTTAACTTAATCAACCCCAGAGATTTTACTACGGATAAACATCATCAAGTAGATGATATACCCTATGGTGGAGGTGTGGGTATGGTATTAAAACCTGAACCTATTTTCGCAGCAGTAGAATCTTTACCGATTTTACCACCAAGAGAAGTTATTTTACTTACTCCTCAAGGAGAAACATTAAATCAGAATTTATTAAAAAATTTTGCTTCCAATTATCAACAATTAGTCTTAATTTGTGGACATTACGAAGGGATTGATGAAAGAGTACAAAATTTAGTCACCAGAGAAGTATCTTTAGGAGATTTTGTTTTAACCTGCGGTGAAATTCCCGCTTTAACTCTAATTAATGGTGTGGTGAGATTATTACCCGGTACGATTGGAAAACCTGAGTCTCTTTGTGCTGACAGTTTTGAAGATGGCTTATTAGATTATCCTCACTATACACGTCCTCCTATTTTTCGAGAATGGGAAGTACCACCTGTATTACGCTCAGGAAATCATCAAGAAATTGCTCAATGGCGTTATCAGCAACAATTAGAGGCAACAAAGAAAAAGCGTCCAGATTTGATGATTAAATATAATAATCCTGATGTTGAACATGAAGTTAAAAGATAA
- a CDS encoding cyanophycinase, translating to MKEYQRSSVLVIGGAEDKVHGKEILHSFWHCAGSTDAIIGIIPSASREPTIIGDRYVSIFQDMGAKDLKVLDVRDRIQGEDKEYQEYVEKCTGIFMTGGDQLRLCGLLADTPLMERIRQRVKLGEISLGGTSAGAAVMGHHMIAGGSSGESPNRALVDMAMGLGIIPEVIVDQHFHNRNRMARLLSALSNHPERLGIGIDEDTCAVFQKDEYIEVIGKGTVTIVDGQAMSYTNQGQIAAEQPLSLHNLRVHILGHGDRYNRKTHQPIAGIIE from the coding sequence ATGAAGGAATATCAAAGAAGTTCAGTCCTCGTCATCGGAGGTGCGGAAGATAAAGTACATGGTAAAGAAATTTTACATAGTTTCTGGCATTGTGCTGGTAGTACAGATGCAATTATAGGAATCATTCCTTCTGCCTCGAGAGAACCAACCATTATAGGCGATCGCTATGTAAGTATTTTTCAAGATATGGGGGCAAAAGATTTGAAAGTACTAGATGTGAGAGATCGTATTCAAGGAGAAGATAAAGAATATCAAGAATACGTGGAAAAATGTACAGGTATTTTCATGACAGGAGGAGATCAACTTAGACTATGCGGTTTATTAGCTGATACCCCTTTAATGGAAAGAATCCGCCAACGAGTAAAATTAGGAGAAATTAGCCTTGGTGGTACAAGTGCAGGAGCGGCGGTGATGGGACATCATATGATTGCAGGAGGTAGTAGTGGAGAATCTCCTAATCGTGCTTTAGTAGATATGGCGATGGGATTAGGTATTATTCCTGAAGTAATTGTTGATCAACATTTTCATAATCGTAATCGGATGGCAAGATTATTAAGTGCTTTATCAAATCATCCTGAAAGATTAGGTATTGGTATTGATGAAGATACCTGCGCTGTGTTTCAAAAAGACGAATATATTGAAGTTATTGGCAAGGGAACTGTTACCATTGTTGATGGTCAAGCCATGAGTTACACTAATCAAGGGCAAATAGCCGCAGAACAACCTCTTTCTTTACATAATCTAAGAGTGCATATTCTCGGTCATGGGGATCGTTATAATCGTAAAACTCATCAACCCATTGCTGGAATTATTGAATAA